The window TTCCGGGAATCCGCGGCGTGTTGCGGAGCCGGAGCATCGCGTCGGTCGAAGCCGAGGCGAAGAACCTCGTCGATGCCGGCGTGAAGGAGCTGCTCGTGATCGCGCAGGATATCACGGCCTTCGGCGCCGACCGTCCGGGCGACGGGGAGGACATTGCGCGGCTGCTCGAAAGACTTAACGCGATTCCGGGGGATTTCGTGATCCGGCTGCTCTACACGCATCCGGCCCACTACACGGATTCGTTCATCGGATTCCTGGCCCGTCCGGGGACGAAGGTGCTGCCGTATCTCGACATTCCGCTGCAGCACATCAACGACAGGATTCTGAAGGCGATGGGTCGTCATGTGACGAAGGCGGAGACGGTTGCGCTGCTGGAGAGACTGCGGGAGGAGGTGAAGGATCTGACCATCCGCACCACCTTCATCACCGGTTTCCCGGGGGAGACGGACGAGGAGTTCGAGGAGCTCGCCGCTTTCGTGAAAGAGCAGAAGTTCGAACGCTGCGGGGTGTTTCCGTACTCGCCCGAGCCGGGGACGCCGGCGGCGAAGCTGCCGGGGCAGATTCCGCTTGAGCTCGCCGAGACGCGGGCGAAGAGGCTTCTGGAGCTTCAGAAGAAGATCATGCGGAAGGTGAACCGGAACTGGATCGGGCGCGAGGTCCGCATGCTCGTCGATGATGTGGACGGCCGGGTTGCGGTCGGCCGGGCGATGATGGATGCGCCGGAGATCGACAACCGGATTCTTCTCCTGCACGCGAAACGGCTCAGGCCCGGGCAGTTCTGCCCGGTCAGGATCACCGGGGCCGACAGCTACGAGTTTACTGCGGAACAGCTTTGATTTTTGGAAAGGAACAGATCGTATGAAACTGCCGAACCTGCCGAATATGCTGACGATCAGCAGAATTCTGTTTGTCCTGGTC of the Victivallis lenta genome contains:
- the rimO gene encoding 30S ribosomal protein S12 methylthiotransferase RimO encodes the protein MRKSEESSGPAGSAVYMVSLGCSKNLVDTEVIAGTLLTSGRTLAFDPNEADLYVINTCAFIPAARREAEEAIEEALVWKKERPGRTVVVAGCLTEWDKPGDYRRRYAEVDLWTGVNDVAGIAALLDEKRVPESGREPLWLYDHTTPRLQLTVPHMAYLKIADGCNNRCSYCAIPGIRGVLRSRSIASVEAEAKNLVDAGVKELLVIAQDITAFGADRPGDGEDIARLLERLNAIPGDFVIRLLYTHPAHYTDSFIGFLARPGTKVLPYLDIPLQHINDRILKAMGRHVTKAETVALLERLREEVKDLTIRTTFITGFPGETDEEFEELAAFVKEQKFERCGVFPYSPEPGTPAAKLPGQIPLELAETRAKRLLELQKKIMRKVNRNWIGREVRMLVDDVDGRVAVGRAMMDAPEIDNRILLLHAKRLRPGQFCPVRITGADSYEFTAEQL